In Erythrolamprus reginae isolate rEryReg1 chromosome 9, rEryReg1.hap1, whole genome shotgun sequence, the genomic window accccagcctctgcccagtaaatgtattgGATGTGATAGTATGCATGTGATTGTTGGATTTTAAATGAcaagttttaagataatttttaattaaCTATTCTagtaattggcttagaaatgttttatatattgtatcttttttatcaaaatgttgtaagccaccccgagtccatggagagggcggcatataagtccaataaataaataaataaatctgaatggTCTGTGCTTTTGTGAACTGTTTTGAAGCCTAGAACAGAAAATTATCAATATTCAAATAGCAAGTCTCTTGAACATACTCCATTCTGTGCTGTACATTCTCCACATCTGCACAGCTGGCTGTCGCTTGGTACAAATTTCCCAGCTGCTCTTCGCAATCTGGAGAAAACTTTCAGCTTCGCCTTGACTCAAGCCTCACCTTGCTGACATCAAACGGTCCAGATCCACCTCCTCCCTCTGCTGATACTCCTTCAGAAGCCTCTGAGCATCACCCAGATCCTCCCAACAGAGGTAGTCTTCTTCCTCCACTACACTGATGTAGTAGGGCTGGAACTCCTGGGCGCAGCCGGAGGGCTTGGTTTGCTCTTCCCGAGTCACATCACCAAAGGCCCCTGTGTCCTTCCCCCCCAGGCTCATCCTCTGCAATAGAGCTGCACATTGGGTTTCTCTGGGAAAAGAGTTGGAAGTCCCACACAGCTCAGGTGGTGCCTCTCCCCAGTCATCTGCGCCACTGCACCAGTCTGTGGCTGCTCGCGTCCATTCTTGCTCCTGTCAAACCAAGGGATGCAGAAGTCATTTATGCAGAGTCGGATTCAAGCAATTATAAAGTAGTTGCTTGAATCCAACCGGCTGGAGACGTTCCCAGGCCTTGAAGAATCAGGATATTTTTATAGTCTTTCTTAATTCCAATATGAGCCATATTTGAGATGGACAGCTatataaaccaataaataaatctggctggGCCCTTCTGCCTGCAGAACAGAGCCGTGCCTTGGAGCTCTTTATGCTTCTTTAACCCTGCTGcgctgttcaaaaccactatacacttgttctttattttaagtgcttttatttggtcaatttgaaaacttctttcccttgaaaACTaggctgaacatttctgcacacaatgaaatgaaaattgaaataaaaaaataatacttttggtttattttgctcataaaatccccctccctttttttgtgattttcttttcaaatttatagatagtttagcctgcaaaatgcgtacaattttactaaatttggtgtgggattactagtttgaacattcctgattataagaaaaatataaatgaactgaaaaaaaaagatgcttattgggtttttaaaatcagaaataaggcctcctccccatttttcaagcatgtcactgtataaatttttctaggcccctaattccaaatattttcaataactttggcattgaattaccagtttgaacatttctgaacataatgaaatgaaacttgAACTAAAAactttgatgcttatttgtttattttgcacataaaagtccccccccggtgtgttcaattatttcaatttatattaaaaatatgctgttaaattcaaaattacatacttgtttttagtaaaatggatttcattcatacaatttgttgtctagctatcatgtgcttgcttttcaaaaggatattcccaatatttctagccaaatctatataaaaagtgaaaataatggcacacagcaaggccaagggggggtggcccttttgtgagcaaaataaacaaataagcatcaattttttcagttcttttctatttttcttatgatcaggaatggtCAATCTAGTATATCAAAAATTTTGGGGGggaattccttagagatttgtagcctaaaaaaatataaactgacacgaaatgctcaaaaaatgggggggcgggttgatcaaaataaaaatataatcatcaattttttcagttcaattttcatatcattatgttcagaaatgttcaaactactttcccagtgaaaaaggttttcaaaaagaccaaatttaagtactaaaaaaatctttttggtccaggtcgtatacgacccgaaacagactcaacgtgagtttttttgcccagaaaaaagttagcatCCACCCTCCCAAAaacatttttatgatgatcagcaatgttaaatttagtaaatcaatgcctaagatattaaaaatatttcggatttggagcctaaaaaaaatttaaagtgaaaatcgttgcaagcagctggggggggggaggccttatttctgatttaaaaaaccaataagcatgatttttttcacttcatttatatttttcttatgatcaggaatgttcagactagtaatcccacaccaaatttagtaaaattgtacgcattttgcaggctaaactatctataaattgaaaaaaaatcacaaaaaaggggggcttttatgagcaaaataaaccaataagcattattttttatttcaattttcatttcactgtgtgcagaaatgttcaacctagtttccaagggaaagaaattttcaaattgaccaaatataaagaATTTTCGGTTTGAGTCACACACtcaaaaacagtacaagtgtgactttttttgcccagcaaaaactaagcccccccccccccccaaaaaaaaaaaaaggttttaatagagagaactcctgaaatgatgaaaagtcatgaaatttcaagtttcagaaatgcagggaaaattttttacagggtctcaaacttcgatttcgAGTCTGAGCCTGATGATGgcaaatgtgatttcaccgaaacgtcacaaagacactcaaaacccaaactcacaacaatctacatacatatatctgtgaaaatatacaaacacacatatgtgtgtgtgtgtgtgtgtattgatgGCTAATGTGTCAAGAATACCAGGCTCCCCAGAGTTCTGTagcatttttggacttggcttggtcTAGAATGGTCACAGTTGCCCAATTGAAACTATGGTCAGCCTGCCCATACgttgtgaaattaaagagttTTCATCATGTCACCTGACTTCTCCTTGGTGTTAATGAAATGGCATTCTGACCATTGATATTCTCACAAATTGGCCATCAATAGACCCACAAGACATTAGACATGCAAAAGAGACACTCAACAAgccaaaaaaggaacaaaaagaccAAAACAGCTTCCTGTcagcaatcaacacccagatgAGCCAAACAAAAAACTGCCAAACAAGCGAACAggaaacagcccaaccaaagaacctCCAAAATAACTTCCACTGttagaaaataaaagcaaaactcacTCTCTACTAGCACtgaggatgttacctagtttgagtaatgaaacatcttcaagaaaaccaccaagttgTGTAAGTGCCAAGGACCCCTCAAATATTAACAATATCGTGGAGAGAAACTCAATTAGATTGTCTGGGCCAATTTCAGCTAAATTTCAGGCTGAGGTTTAGTTTTAAGACAGTCTTTGTTACACTTGTCAATGACCTGTGGTGGAGCTGGGATGGCAAGAGACTGGATGGAAAGGAACCatcaattcctttttcttttttgttaaacTCTCTCTGAATTGTTTCAGCAAACAAAGGACATCTGCCAAGAGTGAAATATGCAAAATCCAACTGAAGCAGGCACCACGTTAagcaaaaaactttaaaaaaaaaagaattaggcatttttaaaaaacaatctgaacatttttcaaccaATTATAATCTAACCAACACATTAACATAATGCTTTTGCTTCACAGAGAATGTTTTTCTGCCCTTGCACCCAGACTGGGAAGTTGATGTAAAAAGGCATGTTAGTCTTCCCATTAATATTCCATACTATACCGAGCCACATAGACAAGGTGCAGAGATATCATAAATATATTCTGATGAAGACTGCACATATTATCCTGCAGCATGTTGCAAGTTATCCTTGTGTTTCAACAGATTAATGTATCTAATGCTATCTCTCCCTATGTTTCACTGATATTTAGGGCTAGTTCAGCTACTAGTTCAGTAGCCATTAAATATCCCAATTCTAAGGTGAATTTCTTAATTGATAGTCACGTAAAGGCTTATACTTCTACATTAGAAGTTCCTCCACATTTAGAAAGCTGACCTGATCACATGCAGTTGGTTACAGAATATATTTTCTGTGGCCCATGTTACCTGTTTCCGTTTGTAGTCTTGCATTTCATTTTTTGGGACTTGCAAATACTGGGATCGTAACACCTTCCAGCTTTAAAAACATGGTACAGACAATAGCAAAAGAGACACAAATTAATGACAACAAAATTACTTCATAGTAACTTTACTAGGTTTGATGGTGTAGGGCAAAACCATAACCTGCATAAATCAAGATATTTCTGATTTCTATTCCTTTTCTGTCATGTTCTCACTGGGAGAATTAATGCAGGATGCCACCCGATTCTAAAACAGGTCTATTTCACTTTGCGCAGTATTCATGCAACATATGGTTTGGTTTATTACTGCAGATTACCCCAACAAAGTAAAAAATAAACTATGGGCTATAAATCACAATGTTCATACAGCATACTAAgccatacaggcagtccttgcttAATGATGGTAATTTCTATCATAAATCAAACCATGTAACTTCATCACTTGCAATTCTCAGAGTCTCAGTTGCCATGGATCATGGATTGTTAAGCAAGGATCTCACATGGCCATGATTTGCAAgcacaagcaaaatcagtggagAAGCTGGCAGGAAATCGCAAGTCCCATTCGGCTCACAGGGCCAGTTGGCAGGTGAGTGTCACAAGGTATGGGTAGGCAGGGGTGACAAGTGACAATTGACACTGAGGGTCAAttgcagaatcgccaaggcaagctctgcatttagCAGATTATTGACCAACATATGGGACCGATGTGGAATAAACCTCTCTACAAAGCTCAGTCTACCGAGCAGTAGTGCTGCTAACTACCCTGTTATATGCCAGTGAGAtgtggactgtatacaggagacatgctaggcaactgaaccacttccacatgacctccTTCCATAGAATCCTGGAGATCcgatggcaggataaggtgcctgacactgaggtcctctccagaccaggcctgccatcaattcctaccctgctgatgaaagcccagacacactgAGCAGGCCATGTTGCAAGGATGCCAGACCACCGTAATCCCCAAACAGCTCCTCTAGGGTGACCTGTCTAAAAGAAAGCGATTGCATGGGGAGAAAAGGAAGCAATACAGAGACACATTTGAAAGCCTCCCTGAAGTCTCTCAAcattgacaccacctcctgggaaaccctggcataaGACTGAaaaacatggcgcatgctgatccaccaaggttgCCAGACCTCAGAGGACAGAAGAACgaccatagcagaagagaagcgagcactctgcaaagccagagctgtaaatgctgtgacaatggtgcccacacgtgtctgcccaacatgtggcagaacatttcgtgcccgtataggcctCGCTAGCCAGCTATAGACACATCGCAGACAGCCCACAAcccgttagatgtcaaggtcttctTCAAAGACGATGGAGGAACATCAAGCAGGGTTGCTGCACAAGCTTGGCCAGGCAAATGTGTGATAGGGAGTGAAGGCAGGGGGATGTTGTGTGGCAGGCTCATTGGGAGAAAAAGCAGTGGGAGTTGCTTATGGCAGTGATTTATGACCTTCCTCGCCagtttccccattggctttgcttgtgggaagccagtTGGGAAGGTTGCAAACGGTGACCATGAGCTGCCTCTAAGGtttaggcaggcaggattcccttgggtcccatttgttggaggtcaagagaaagggagggtcttctctttctgctcaagatccccatagacaattggtgggccactttgtgacacagaatgcaggactcgatgggctttggcctgattcagcagggctcttatgttcttatgagcaTGTGACTGTTGGATGCTGCAATTAAGTGACAGCTGGAGCTTCAAGGACCAGTTGCAGGTACCACTTGTTCAACAGTGTCACAATGTCTAACAGTTGCTGAACCAACAATGTTCATCATTTGTTGGAGTCCCTGAACCAAACAGCAGGAACTCTGGAATATTCTTTACCATTTGAGGTTTTAGGCATACCAGGAAGGTGTTCATCCCTTTCCCTCCTGCAAACTCTTTGCAATAGGAAGGATCTACTTTTGGAAAGTGAAGAAAATATAAAGAACTTGATAGAGTGAAGTATTACATTGCATTACTTCTCAGTTGCATACACAAATTTCAGTTAAACACAAGATGTTCTTCCCCTTAAAAGCAGAGATAAAACCCAAATTACCTTTCAGAATTCCCCCAGCATCTTTTCGTGGCACAGGCAAATACATTGATGACCCGGTGGTACTGGGAGTCTTCAAGGGGACAATAGATTTGCACCACGTGCAGCAAGCCAGCCCTACAAACCTCACAGGAGGGGTGGATCGCAGGGACCGAGAGCCTCCAATCCTAGGCGAAAAGGGAAAGAACCCAAAGTTGTTTAACCTTCAAAaagggatctttctttcttttgacttTTTTCCTTCCCGTTATCAAGTAGTGCCACAAAAAGCCTCCAGGTATGCTGGCTAGCCTGCCCTCTAACCAGCTGAGCCAGGGgcaggccaagttggctcttctatgacttgtgaacttcaactctcagaattcctgagccaatcatgctagctcaggaattctgggaattgaagtccacgtgtcattgaagagccaactttgcctaccactgagCTGGGGTGATACCTGCAGAGCTGGGCTCTCGGCTACCTCCTTCCCCACCAATTGCCCGCGCCATAAAGCTGGACAGGTCAATTTCAGCCGAGGGTGTCAGGCTTGCTTCCATTCAAAGTTTaggaaagaaaacccccaactcCATTTGATAGACATGAGTACTCTACAAGAAGTGATAGCAACAAAAGGAAAACAAGTTCTGAGTTAGAAGCGTGCAAGATGCATATACAAAGAAACCCCAAACCCGCCctagtgacaccccccccccccatccttccAAAGGTGGGCTGTTAAGGTGGACTGGTGAcgtgcatttgctggctggggaattctgggagttgaagtccaaatatcttcaagttgccaaggttgggggaaactgttctatgactcgtggacttcaattcccagaattcctgaagtagcatgattagctcaggaattctgggagttgaagtccacttgtcatacaagagccaacttggcctacccctgttCCAACAGGATCCTCACCAGTGCGTTTCCCCCCTCCCAAATACCAAATGGTCTCTCCCCTCCCCACGTTCCTATGACAGCGGAGGCAAGCAGGTCAAGAAGCGAAGCAGAGGCTGACAGGCCCACGGAGGACCTCGGCTACCCCACCCGATGCCGGTGCCGACATCTCCTCGCGCTCCGAGACCAGACCGGCGTCCCGCTCCACGGCCGCCTAAGCTACCGGACCCAGAGCGAGAAAGCGCGGCTGAACGGCGGAAGGAAGGCGGAGGCTCCCGAGGCCTTGCTGAGGCTTCAGGCGGGGCTCCCGCTTACTGTCCCAGCCGGAGTAAGAGGAACGGCCTCCAGGCCCCTCAACCTACCGGAGACCCGCCCAGCTTGCTGGCGACGCACTGTGACGGGAGTTCTTCGCCCGGCGGGACGGCAGCGTCCCGAAGCCCCAGCAGCACCCGGGCCGGAGCGGTCACCATGGCGCCTGGGGCCACCCACGTTGCGGAAGAAGTAGGACCACCGGAAGTGCCCCCAGGAGACGGCAGCCGAGAGCGGCCAAATGTGGGCGCGCGAAGCTGTTCCTTTCTAGCTAGAAAccgggctgctgctgctgcgaggaCTGAAGATGCCGGGGAGCGTCGCTGTACGCGCCCAGCTTATTGGAAGGGAAGCCGCTTGGGCGGGCGGCCGAGAAGATGCGGTGGGTTGCTTCCTGGCTGGAAAGGGGCAGCGGGGGGTGGTCGGGGCAGCCCCTTTTCCAGCAGCCCTTTGCAGGGAAAGCCAGGAATAATATCAAAGtgatagaattcttcattggccaaatgtgattggacacacaaggaatttgtctttggtgcagatgctctcagtgtacataaaagaaaatatccatttgtcaagaatcatgaggtatgacacttaaatgattgtcataggggtcaaataagcaatgaagaaacaatcaacattaataaaaatcttaaggatacaatcaacaggttacagtcatacagtcctttgtgggaggaaatgggtgataggaatgatgagaaaaaaactagtagaaatagaagtgcagacttagtaaaaagttagacagtgttgggggaattatttgtttagcagagtgatggcgttcaggaaaaaatggGCATGTTTTTTCTAATTTCAGGCAGGCAAAGGTTGAAGAGGCAGATTCAAATCCGGTCCCATTTTGGGATGAAAGCCCCTCCTAAGCATCGGCAATGGAACATGATCTGCCGCTTCCCTGCGGTGGTGGAAAGGATGTCATCCAATCGTTGATTGTGCGGCCgacaattgtcttttttaaatataaatgtgcAAGAACGGCATCCATGGGATGAGAGAGAACAGTCTTGCGCTTTTTATGGGCCAagtcacaggttttcaaaggtaGAAATTGGGAATGTTGCAGAGGTGGGCTaaggtgtgctcgcccccgtggctctgagtgctagcagagcccAGCGCAATTaagctactgcacctgggcaagtAGCGAAATCCCGCACGgacacgcaggtgcgcccgtgtttcggcgcgGTAACCGTGGAGTCTAGCGCAATTatactactgcacctgggcagggagcaaGAT contains:
- the PDCD2L gene encoding programmed cell death protein 2-like isoform X1, with protein sequence MVTAPARVLLGLRDAAVPPGEELPSQCVASKLGGSPDWRLSVPAIHPSCEVCRAGLLHVVQIYCPLEDSQYHRVINVFACATKRCWGNSESWKVLRSQYLQVPKNEMQDYKRKQEQEWTRAATDWCSGADDWGEAPPELCGTSNSFPRETQCAALLQRMSLGGKDTGAFGDVTREEQTKPSGCAQEFQPYYISVVEEEDYLCWEDLGDAQRLLKEYQQREEVDLDRLMSASCTPDGSGEKYEKSEAGKRNQTFYKFMKRISSCQEQILRYSWNGQPLFITHLPEDFQARVPPCKNCKSRRIFEFQLMPALVNMLKTRKNADTSIEFGTAVVYTCEKSCWTAGCSSPLEEFIFVQEDPDQRLFK
- the PDCD2L gene encoding programmed cell death protein 2-like isoform X2, which gives rise to MVTAPARVLLGLRDAAVPPGEELPSQCVASKLGGSPDWRLSVPAIHPSCEVCRAGLLHVVQIYCPLEDSQYHRVINVFACATKRCWGNSESWKVLRSQYLQVPKNEMQDYKRKQEQEWTRAATDWCSGADDWGEAPPELCGTSNSFPRETQCAALLQRMSLGGKDTGAFGDVTREEQTKPSGCAQEFQPYYISVVEEEDYLCWEDLGDAQRLLKEYQQREEVDLDRLMSASCTPDGSGEKYEKSEAGKRNQTFYKFMKRISSCQEQILRYSWNGQPLFITHLPEDFQARVPPCKNCKSRRIFEFQLMPALVNMLKTRKNDTSIEFGTAVVYTCEKSCWTAGCSSPLEEFIFVQEDPDQRLFK
- the PDCD2L gene encoding programmed cell death protein 2-like isoform X3 gives rise to the protein MVTAPARVLLGLRDAAVPPGEELPSQCVASKLGGSPDWRLSVPAIHPSCEVCRAGLLHVVQIYCPLEDSQYHRVINVFACATKRCWGNSESWKVLRSQYLQVPKNEMQDYKRKQEQEWTRAATDWCSGADDWGEAPPELCGTSNSFPRETQCAALLQRMSLGGKDTGAFGDVTREEQTKPSGCAQEFQPYYISVVEEEDYLCWEDLGDAQRLLKEYQQREEVDLDRLMSARYSWNGQPLFITHLPEDFQARVPPCKNCKSRRIFEFQLMPALVNMLKTRKNADTSIEFGTAVVYTCEKSCWTAGCSSPLEEFIFVQEDPDQRLFK